A stretch of the Glutamicibacter sp. JL.03c genome encodes the following:
- a CDS encoding amidase: MNEIQQLSATELTGKIRSRELSAREALESHIQAIGEVNAQINAVVITDFDRARTLAAAADEATARNEPTGVLHGLPMTHKDTFNTAGLLSTQGSLALKDNVPEHDDLQIARLAAAGAIRTGKSNVPEFGAGSHTFNEVYGTTTNPYAVDRSAGGSSGGVAAAVAARIQPLGDGSDMGGSLRIPASFCNVIGFRPSYGVIPLEAPSNGYSWLARSGPIARTVEDIALFMRASTGDALISTPNKLAAGDFKTPIPDLRGVRIGYSFDFGIGVPVEREVIEVLQRQLSLFELAGAIVEEACIDFSDADEVFGNVRAFDFATNLGGLVRSHESLIKPEVLWNVKKGLDLDAAAMISTMAARTRLEQAVQNYFLRYDLFLSPAAQVLPFDATERWPERIAGTQAETYLDWMRSACLLSATGLPVISMPGGFTDSGLPVGWQMAANHYHDVQLLDWAAGYEEQAGFAEQLPRLVADPASVPVNEIKTATF, encoded by the coding sequence ATGAACGAGATTCAACAGTTGAGCGCAACCGAATTGACGGGGAAGATCCGCAGCCGCGAACTTTCGGCCCGTGAAGCCCTGGAGAGCCATATCCAGGCTATTGGGGAAGTTAATGCCCAGATCAACGCCGTGGTCATCACGGATTTTGATCGCGCGAGAACACTTGCGGCGGCCGCGGATGAGGCGACTGCCAGAAATGAGCCGACGGGGGTGCTGCATGGTTTGCCCATGACGCACAAGGACACGTTCAATACTGCTGGCCTGCTCTCTACCCAGGGTTCGCTCGCATTGAAGGACAACGTCCCGGAGCACGACGATCTGCAAATCGCCCGACTTGCCGCCGCAGGTGCGATCAGGACCGGTAAGAGCAATGTCCCGGAGTTCGGTGCAGGATCGCATACCTTCAACGAGGTCTACGGCACCACCACAAATCCCTATGCCGTGGATCGATCTGCGGGCGGTTCCTCAGGGGGCGTTGCCGCCGCAGTAGCTGCCCGGATCCAGCCACTCGGAGACGGTTCTGACATGGGCGGTTCCTTGCGCATTCCCGCGAGTTTCTGCAACGTCATCGGCTTCCGCCCTTCATACGGGGTGATCCCCTTGGAAGCGCCATCCAATGGGTACTCGTGGCTAGCGCGCTCTGGGCCCATTGCACGCACCGTGGAGGACATCGCGCTATTCATGCGGGCCAGCACCGGTGATGCCCTAATATCGACCCCGAACAAGCTGGCTGCAGGTGATTTCAAGACGCCGATCCCGGATTTGCGCGGGGTTCGAATTGGCTACAGCTTCGACTTCGGAATCGGCGTCCCGGTGGAGCGCGAAGTCATCGAGGTCCTACAGCGACAGCTGTCATTGTTCGAGCTGGCTGGCGCCATTGTGGAGGAGGCCTGCATAGATTTTTCGGATGCAGACGAAGTCTTCGGCAACGTCCGCGCCTTCGACTTCGCAACCAATCTCGGTGGCCTGGTCCGCAGCCATGAATCGCTGATCAAGCCAGAAGTCCTCTGGAACGTGAAGAAGGGGCTGGATCTTGACGCTGCGGCCATGATTTCAACCATGGCGGCTCGCACCCGGCTGGAGCAGGCAGTGCAGAACTATTTCTTGCGCTACGACCTGTTTCTCTCCCCGGCCGCCCAGGTCCTGCCTTTCGATGCCACCGAGCGCTGGCCCGAGCGGATTGCCGGCACCCAGGCAGAGACTTACCTGGATTGGATGCGCTCGGCATGCCTGCTTTCAGCCACGGGTTTGCCGGTCATATCCATGCCCGGCGGTTTCACCGATTCCGGGCTTCCGGTGGGATGGCAGATGGCCGCGAATCACTACCACGATGTCCAGCTGCTCGATTGGGCCGCCGGATACGAGGAACAGGCCGGCTTTGCAGAGCAGCTGCCACGCCTGGTGGCTGATCCGGCATCGGTACCGGTCAATGAAATCAAGACCGCAACTTTCTAA
- a CDS encoding DUF5058 family protein: MHFPLSAGDPGSTDILAIANNPFLWFCALGVFAVIFIQTILYVRAAKAAAPHVDMPVREVKEAFRAGAVASIGPSLSVVLVAIALLALFGTPAVLVRIGLIGSASTETASANLAAQSMGAILGGENYTQQVFAVAFMAMSLSGAMWMLCTLLLTPVLKRGGKSLAKRNPAAMALIPTAALLGAFSMLTIAEIPKSSIHMMLVLISAASMAFFLFLAKVLHAKWLKEWALGFAILISITAGYLMHTA; the protein is encoded by the coding sequence ATGCATTTCCCGCTTTCAGCCGGAGATCCAGGATCAACCGACATCCTGGCTATCGCCAACAACCCTTTCCTGTGGTTCTGCGCCCTGGGCGTCTTTGCGGTGATCTTCATTCAAACCATCCTCTACGTCCGAGCCGCCAAGGCCGCGGCACCACATGTGGATATGCCAGTGCGCGAAGTCAAGGAAGCCTTTCGTGCCGGTGCCGTCGCATCGATCGGGCCTTCCCTCTCAGTGGTCCTGGTGGCTATCGCCTTGCTGGCACTTTTCGGTACACCAGCGGTCCTCGTTCGCATCGGGCTGATCGGTTCGGCTTCCACGGAAACGGCCAGCGCTAATCTCGCGGCCCAATCCATGGGAGCCATTCTCGGCGGGGAGAACTACACCCAGCAGGTTTTTGCAGTGGCCTTCATGGCCATGAGCCTTTCGGGCGCCATGTGGATGCTCTGCACCCTGCTGCTGACTCCGGTATTGAAGCGCGGCGGCAAATCCTTGGCCAAGCGCAATCCGGCAGCAATGGCGTTGATCCCCACGGCGGCTCTGCTTGGAGCCTTCAGCATGCTGACCATTGCTGAAATCCCCAAGTCCAGCATCCACATGATGCTGGTACTGATCTCGGCAGCTTCAATGGCCTTCTTCCTGTTCCTCGCCAAAGTGCTCCATGCCAAATGGCTCAAGGAATGGGCCCTGGGATTCGCGATCCTGATCTCCATAACCGCCGGATATCTGATGCATACCGCATAG
- a CDS encoding Lrp/AsnC family transcriptional regulator: MIELSTVQRRIIAALQVDGRATWRKIATALDLPERSVSRHGAWLLENGLVTVAGIRHREHSLLIACACTPGAGRIASASLSSRPDTSFAYQVTGREDLIAEMHYSGDVTEVLTLELPATPGVSSIVVYPILKYFKTIRGWRLGSLRPAEEAALQTGPDVTSWQIQPSLNPKDEQIISALQEDGRASFESIARRVAMSETSVARRIDWLLSTGQISIRALVEPSVVGLAIEAMLWVSTTSADVERLGQHLATRPEVRYAAAVAGDCQLVVDVTVASHAELYEFISGIGWADARVQIKTSLVVDARKRGGRLIGK, encoded by the coding sequence ATGATTGAGCTCAGTACGGTTCAGCGCAGAATCATAGCTGCGCTCCAGGTGGATGGGCGCGCCACGTGGAGGAAGATTGCTACAGCCCTGGATTTGCCCGAACGCTCGGTATCCCGGCACGGTGCATGGCTGCTCGAGAACGGGCTGGTCACAGTGGCAGGCATCCGCCACCGTGAGCACTCGTTGCTCATCGCCTGCGCCTGCACTCCCGGTGCAGGCCGGATCGCGAGCGCATCGCTGTCCTCGCGGCCAGATACGAGTTTCGCCTATCAAGTCACTGGCAGGGAAGACCTCATAGCGGAAATGCACTACTCCGGAGATGTGACGGAGGTACTGACCCTGGAACTTCCTGCCACGCCCGGTGTTTCGTCGATCGTCGTATACCCGATATTGAAATACTTCAAAACCATTCGAGGATGGCGCCTGGGTTCGCTGAGGCCCGCAGAAGAAGCGGCGCTTCAAACGGGTCCAGATGTGACTAGCTGGCAGATCCAGCCGAGCCTGAACCCGAAGGACGAACAGATCATCTCCGCCTTGCAAGAAGACGGCAGAGCGAGTTTTGAATCAATTGCCCGGCGAGTAGCCATGAGCGAGACTTCGGTGGCAAGGCGTATCGACTGGCTGCTGTCAACGGGACAAATATCAATTCGTGCCCTCGTGGAGCCATCCGTGGTTGGCCTTGCCATTGAAGCAATGCTATGGGTTTCTACAACATCTGCAGATGTCGAGAGGCTGGGCCAGCATCTGGCCACGCGCCCAGAAGTGCGCTATGCGGCGGCCGTGGCGGGGGACTGCCAGCTGGTGGTTGACGTGACAGTTGCCAGCCATGCTGAGCTCTACGAATTCATATCCGGCATTGGCTGGGCAGACGCGAGGGTCCAGATCAAGACGTCTTTGGTCGTGGACGCGCGAAAACGTGGCGGACGCCTGATCGGCAAGTGA
- a CDS encoding HAD family hydrolase: protein MHTVDPNAQIKLVAVDMDGTFLDGDGQIPDESWGVIDQLQARGIKFVPASGRQFATLREQFAQLGEIAIIAENGTVVMDGENEIYSNIIDRASVGKVIDAVRQQGALDAGLVLCGRRTAYVERQDQKFADAVAPYYRAVQVVQDLDDVEDEIIKMAVNVGTSQVREMAAALDVPLQVVISGSHWVDAMNHGVHKGLALGALQKELGIGDDETVVFGDYPNDLEMIKAATYSFAMANAHPEVAAAANFTAPANTEHGVLQVLRAYLEGRTQL, encoded by the coding sequence ATGCATACGGTTGACCCGAACGCCCAGATCAAACTCGTTGCTGTCGACATGGACGGCACCTTCTTGGACGGCGACGGTCAAATCCCCGATGAATCCTGGGGCGTGATCGACCAGCTGCAGGCCCGCGGCATCAAGTTCGTGCCGGCATCGGGCCGGCAGTTCGCCACCCTGCGTGAACAATTCGCCCAGCTCGGGGAAATCGCCATCATCGCCGAAAACGGCACCGTGGTGATGGATGGCGAAAACGAAATCTATTCCAACATCATCGACCGGGCGTCGGTAGGCAAGGTCATCGACGCCGTGCGCCAACAGGGCGCGCTGGATGCCGGACTGGTGCTGTGCGGACGGCGCACCGCCTACGTGGAGCGCCAGGACCAGAAGTTTGCCGACGCTGTCGCCCCGTACTACCGGGCGGTGCAGGTGGTCCAGGACCTCGACGACGTCGAGGACGAAATCATCAAGATGGCCGTGAACGTGGGCACCAGCCAGGTCCGGGAAATGGCCGCAGCGCTCGACGTGCCCCTGCAGGTAGTGATCTCGGGAAGCCACTGGGTCGATGCCATGAACCACGGCGTGCACAAGGGGCTCGCCCTGGGCGCACTGCAGAAGGAGCTTGGCATCGGGGATGACGAAACCGTGGTGTTCGGCGACTACCCCAACGATCTGGAAATGATCAAGGCCGCCACCTATTCCTTCGCCATGGCCAATGCCCACCCGGAGGTGGCCGCGGCGGCAAACTTCACCGCCCCGGCCAATACCGAGCATGGTGTATTACAGGTGCTGCGCGCCTATCTTGAAGGACGCACCCAGCTGTAG
- a CDS encoding serine hydrolase domain-containing protein, which translates to MATEATDAAPQSAQASGDSSKALNIANWQYPQNIKRSFQNIARIHPTVKVSRGDGPIVKLHLAEEKMGKLEVAKASITDPALTVRGVMHATNTDAVLIMHNGRILWEKYYNTMTSLTDHLLMSVSKTVVGTLAGALIDAGLLDPEQEVTTYVPALATSGYAGARVRDILDMRSGIKFSEEYLDPGAEVRLLEEAIGWAPAHGKVGPIGMYEFLRTLQSKSEHGGAFEYRSCETDVLGWVLESVGGAPMQELLSDYIWSKIGAQQDLVMGVDQFGTGMFDGGFNATLRDLARFGHMYVNGGRALTGKQVISEKWLADTFDVDPLQQQAFAQSPSDNMMPGGRYRNQIWFPNPATNAAVALGIHGQMIYMDPATKLVAVKLSSWPLPQDASKLFPTIRAFEAVSNYLATRE; encoded by the coding sequence ATGGCAACTGAGGCCACCGACGCCGCGCCACAGTCGGCACAAGCCTCCGGGGACTCCAGCAAGGCGCTGAATATCGCCAACTGGCAGTACCCGCAGAACATCAAGCGCTCCTTCCAGAACATCGCCCGCATCCACCCCACTGTGAAGGTTTCCCGCGGTGATGGCCCTATAGTGAAACTGCACTTGGCCGAAGAGAAAATGGGCAAGCTGGAAGTAGCGAAGGCCAGCATCACCGACCCTGCGCTGACCGTGCGCGGGGTGATGCATGCGACCAATACCGACGCGGTGCTCATCATGCACAATGGCCGCATCCTCTGGGAAAAGTACTACAACACCATGACCTCGCTGACGGACCATCTGCTGATGTCGGTGAGCAAGACCGTGGTCGGCACCCTGGCCGGTGCGCTTATCGACGCAGGCCTGCTTGATCCCGAGCAAGAGGTCACCACCTATGTCCCGGCGCTTGCCACCAGCGGCTACGCCGGAGCCCGGGTGCGCGACATCCTGGATATGCGCTCGGGCATCAAGTTCTCCGAAGAGTACCTTGATCCGGGCGCCGAAGTCCGCCTGCTCGAAGAGGCCATCGGCTGGGCGCCGGCCCATGGAAAGGTGGGTCCGATCGGCATGTACGAATTCTTGCGGACCTTGCAGTCCAAGTCGGAGCACGGCGGCGCATTCGAGTATCGTTCCTGCGAAACCGACGTGCTGGGCTGGGTGCTCGAATCGGTGGGCGGCGCGCCAATGCAGGAACTGCTCTCTGACTACATCTGGTCGAAAATCGGTGCCCAGCAAGACCTGGTGATGGGTGTAGACCAGTTCGGCACCGGCATGTTCGATGGAGGTTTTAATGCCACGCTGCGCGATCTGGCCCGCTTCGGGCATATGTATGTCAACGGAGGCCGGGCCCTGACCGGCAAGCAGGTCATTTCGGAAAAATGGCTGGCCGATACCTTCGACGTAGACCCGCTGCAGCAACAGGCCTTCGCCCAATCGCCGAGCGACAACATGATGCCCGGCGGACGCTACCGCAACCAGATCTGGTTCCCCAACCCGGCCACGAATGCGGCCGTGGCACTGGGCATCCACGGCCAGATGATCTACATGGATCCGGCTACCAAGCTGGTTGCGGTCAAGCTCTCCAGCTGGCCCTTGCCCCAGGATGCCTCAAAGCTCTTTCCGACAATCAGGGCCTTTGAAGCGGTCTCCAACTATCTGGCAACGCGCGAATAA
- a CDS encoding amidohydrolase: MHQMYRHLHAHPELSMQEHQTAAYIGQQLDALGIENFLCGGTGVVGIQRNGEGPVVAFRADTDGLPIAEDTGADYASSARGRLADGTDVPVMHGCGHDTHVTAALTAAARLAEQTAAWSGTIVWIFQPGEETSAGARAMLDDGLWDKAPKPSIILGQHVFPFPAGTVGLTSGPAMAMADSLKVILHGKQSHGSQPQDSIDPIVQGAYTIARLQSLVSRERHPQSPAVLTCGSFHAGLKENIIPDRAEFTLNIRTFDEETRTQLLDGVARIVQAEAAASDAPAPQIEALNSFPKLHNNPEHTQRVKQALIGELGGEQVADLPAAMGSEDFGALGDEISVPYVYWFFGGFLARDEAPPVNHSPFFLPDYELSLATGVRAALAGLGHYLAR; encoded by the coding sequence ATGCATCAGATGTACCGGCATCTGCATGCCCACCCGGAGTTGTCCATGCAAGAACACCAGACGGCCGCCTATATCGGCCAGCAGCTCGATGCCCTGGGCATCGAAAACTTCCTCTGCGGAGGAACCGGGGTGGTCGGCATCCAGCGCAATGGCGAAGGCCCGGTCGTCGCTTTCCGAGCCGATACCGACGGCCTGCCCATTGCCGAGGATACGGGGGCCGACTACGCCTCGTCGGCTCGCGGACGACTGGCCGACGGCACCGATGTGCCTGTGATGCATGGCTGCGGCCACGACACCCACGTCACAGCGGCCCTGACCGCGGCCGCCCGGCTGGCCGAGCAAACTGCCGCATGGAGCGGAACCATCGTCTGGATCTTCCAGCCGGGCGAGGAAACCAGCGCCGGGGCCAGGGCAATGCTCGATGACGGACTATGGGACAAGGCCCCCAAGCCATCGATCATCCTCGGGCAACATGTTTTCCCCTTCCCTGCCGGCACAGTCGGGCTGACCAGTGGTCCGGCGATGGCGATGGCTGATTCGTTGAAAGTCATACTGCATGGCAAGCAGTCCCACGGCTCACAGCCGCAGGACTCCATTGATCCGATCGTCCAAGGGGCATATACGATCGCGCGCCTGCAGTCCCTGGTCTCGCGTGAACGCCACCCGCAGTCTCCCGCGGTGCTTACCTGCGGATCCTTCCATGCCGGGCTGAAAGAGAATATCATTCCGGACCGCGCGGAATTCACCTTGAATATCAGGACTTTCGATGAGGAAACCCGCACCCAGCTGCTGGACGGAGTCGCTCGCATCGTTCAAGCAGAAGCGGCCGCGTCGGACGCGCCGGCACCTCAGATCGAAGCCCTGAATTCCTTCCCCAAGCTGCACAACAACCCCGAGCACACGCAGCGCGTCAAGCAGGCGCTCATCGGCGAACTGGGCGGCGAACAGGTCGCAGATCTGCCCGCGGCGATGGGTTCGGAGGACTTCGGCGCGCTGGGCGACGAAATCTCGGTTCCCTATGTGTACTGGTTCTTTGGCGGGTTTCTCGCACGTGACGAGGCTCCGCCGGTCAATCACTCGCCCTTCTTCCTGCCAGACTACGAGCTGTCCCTGGCCACCGGGGTCCGCGCCGCCTTGGCCGGTCTGGGGCACTACCTGGCTCGGTAG
- a CDS encoding aminotransferase class I/II-fold pyridoxal phosphate-dependent enzyme, which yields MSKRLTFGKNQAVATPESAWRKRKDAWEHLGYVLSEISSEHQDAPGRKEHELEAGRLLGLLASIEPYWANPGLDYFNDVAALMSDGHYADALQLVYQANQSFRTITQYVDMDGHEGAQTEQEELGSTTPGGPKPYVPMVEMLLLDNGPADEIQRFIEELAAQRQRTDPFHYNFVVVPSVEDALAAVLINPSIQGMVLTARFELATRRRLSSTLHKFITNRTSGYFESTRQIQRLLDLEEIMDKLHPQIPVYLMAGVALESIAHEITGRFRRIFSRNDGMDLHLSIIAEVTERYHTPFFNALQKYARRPGGVFHAMPISRAGSVQNSPWARDLVDFYGKNLLLAETSATSGGLDSLLDPQSSIKKAHELAARAFGSHRTYFVTNGTSTANKIVHQSILAPGDIVLVDRNCHKSHHYSLVLAGAHVSYLEAYPLNEHSMYGAVPLREIKARLLQLRREGLLHKVKMVTLTNCTFDGIIYDPRRVMEECLAIKPDLVFLWDEAWFAFASFHPVYRQRTAMSVATVLEAEMETQEYQQRYAQQVLSLPEPGTIDAPWNDEAWLDARLIPDPGQVRLRVYSTQSTHKTLTSLRQGSMIHVFDQDFAMRNLNAFREAYMTHTSTSPNYQILASLDIGRRQAELEGYALVQRQVDLAQSICRAMARNSLLGKYFRILDSKDLVPVEYRCSTSATPVRDGLAAWDEAWQKDEFVVDPSRLTLDISRTGVDGDTFKHQYLMDGHSIQVNKTSRTSVLLMTNIGTTRSAVAHLIEVLVKIAEELERKKRLDGRVLAMGKTVDQSQVCLPDFSSFAPEFDTGGGSGDLRKAYYLTYQDPATHFLSSAQIRGRILAGEQIVSAVFVTPYPPGFPVLVPGQVVTMNILDYMDRLDTREIHGYHQDLGYQVFTHVALAEL from the coding sequence GTGAGCAAGAGGTTGACCTTCGGGAAGAACCAAGCCGTCGCTACACCAGAAAGCGCATGGCGGAAACGCAAAGACGCGTGGGAACACCTCGGCTATGTGCTGAGCGAGATATCCTCCGAACATCAGGACGCCCCTGGCCGCAAGGAACATGAATTGGAAGCAGGCCGGCTGCTGGGGCTTTTGGCTTCTATTGAACCCTATTGGGCCAACCCCGGACTGGACTATTTCAACGACGTCGCAGCTCTGATGTCCGACGGCCACTACGCGGATGCGCTGCAGCTGGTGTACCAAGCCAACCAGTCATTCAGGACCATCACCCAGTATGTCGATATGGACGGGCACGAAGGTGCCCAGACCGAACAGGAAGAGCTGGGAAGCACCACCCCGGGGGGCCCCAAGCCCTATGTGCCGATGGTGGAAATGCTCTTGCTGGATAACGGGCCAGCCGACGAGATTCAGCGATTCATCGAGGAATTGGCAGCGCAACGACAGCGTACGGACCCCTTCCATTACAACTTTGTCGTGGTGCCCAGCGTCGAGGATGCACTGGCCGCCGTGCTGATCAACCCCAGCATCCAGGGCATGGTGCTCACAGCCCGCTTTGAACTGGCCACCCGGCGCCGCCTCTCCTCGACTCTGCACAAATTCATCACCAATCGCACCTCCGGCTACTTCGAATCCACCCGGCAGATCCAGCGCCTGCTGGATCTGGAAGAGATCATGGATAAGCTGCATCCACAGATCCCGGTGTATCTGATGGCCGGTGTGGCGCTGGAATCCATTGCCCACGAAATCACCGGGCGGTTCCGCCGCATCTTCTCCCGCAACGACGGCATGGACCTGCACCTGTCGATCATTGCCGAAGTGACCGAGCGCTACCACACGCCGTTCTTCAACGCCTTGCAGAAGTACGCCAGGCGTCCCGGTGGCGTCTTCCATGCCATGCCGATTTCCCGCGCGGGGTCCGTGCAGAATTCGCCATGGGCCAGGGACTTGGTGGACTTCTACGGGAAGAACCTGTTGCTGGCCGAAACCTCGGCCACCTCAGGCGGCCTGGATTCCCTGCTCGATCCGCAGAGCTCCATCAAAAAAGCCCATGAGCTGGCCGCCCGGGCCTTTGGCAGCCACCGCACCTACTTCGTCACCAATGGAACCTCGACCGCCAATAAGATCGTGCACCAGTCGATCCTGGCACCCGGGGATATCGTGCTGGTGGACCGCAACTGCCACAAATCCCATCATTATTCGCTGGTTCTGGCCGGTGCCCACGTGAGCTATCTTGAGGCCTACCCGCTGAACGAGCACTCCATGTACGGGGCTGTGCCTTTGCGGGAGATCAAGGCCCGGCTGCTGCAGCTGCGCCGCGAAGGATTGCTGCACAAGGTCAAGATGGTGACGCTGACCAACTGCACCTTCGACGGCATCATCTATGACCCGCGGCGGGTCATGGAAGAATGCCTGGCGATCAAACCTGACCTGGTCTTCCTCTGGGATGAAGCCTGGTTCGCCTTTGCCAGCTTCCACCCGGTCTACCGGCAGCGCACCGCGATGAGCGTCGCCACCGTGCTCGAAGCGGAGATGGAAACGCAGGAGTATCAGCAGCGCTATGCGCAGCAGGTCCTGAGCCTGCCGGAGCCTGGCACCATTGATGCCCCGTGGAACGACGAAGCGTGGCTGGACGCCCGTTTGATTCCAGATCCCGGGCAGGTCCGATTGCGCGTGTACTCCACCCAGTCCACGCACAAGACACTGACCTCGCTGCGCCAGGGTTCCATGATCCACGTCTTCGACCAGGACTTCGCGATGCGCAATCTTAATGCCTTCCGCGAAGCGTACATGACCCACACCTCGACCTCCCCGAACTACCAGATCCTGGCGTCCCTGGACATCGGCCGCCGCCAAGCGGAACTGGAAGGCTATGCGCTGGTGCAACGCCAGGTGGACCTGGCGCAGTCCATTTGCCGGGCCATGGCCCGCAATTCGCTGCTGGGCAAGTACTTCAGGATCCTGGATTCCAAGGATCTGGTTCCTGTCGAATACCGTTGCTCCACCAGTGCGACGCCGGTGCGCGACGGCTTGGCCGCCTGGGATGAGGCCTGGCAAAAGGACGAATTCGTGGTGGATCCATCGCGGCTGACGCTGGATATCAGCAGGACCGGGGTGGACGGGGATACCTTCAAGCACCAGTACCTGATGGATGGGCATTCGATCCAGGTCAACAAGACCAGCCGCACCTCGGTGCTGCTGATGACCAACATCGGAACCACGCGTTCGGCGGTAGCGCACCTGATCGAGGTGCTGGTGAAGATTGCCGAAGAACTCGAGCGCAAGAAGCGACTCGACGGGCGGGTGCTGGCCATGGGCAAAACGGTGGACCAGAGCCAGGTGTGCCTGCCTGATTTCAGCTCCTTCGCTCCGGAATTCGATACCGGAGGAGGCAGCGGAGATCTGCGCAAAGCCTACTACCTGACGTATCAAGACCCTGCCACGCACTTCCTGTCATCGGCGCAGATCCGTGGCAGGATCCTTGCGGGGGAGCAGATCGTCTCGGCGGTCTTCGTGACTCCCTACCCGCCCGGATTCCCCGTGCTGGTGCCCGGACAGGTGGTCACCATGAACATTCTCGACTATATGGACCGATTGGATACCCGTGAGATCCATGGCTACCACCAGGATCTGGGATATCAGGTGTTCACACATGTTGCCTTGGCTGAACTGTAG
- a CDS encoding biotin carboxylase, which translates to MANILEAHAPASRPRMPKPSDLDKLRHKARTATDHLSANVAVDAAYNQEMPEAISNKVLPFERKLKNMSEVRHFFRTNKTPIFFLGATPVNLLGLDRWVRKFSYITYYDGWDGHHPRVFTPAEKPYIEFQSAEEINNWLLENPEVREYIDSQCTPGGPRPKIAMVFFDEDTEAICEELGYDLILPSAALREELDSKIVTTKLGDAAGAPSVPNILGKASSYEELMALADEAGLGDDLVVQTPYGDSGKTTFFIDSPQQWKHYSKNIIGEELKVMKRINNQPVAVEAVLTGCGTVVGPILTELAGYKELTPYKGGWCGNEMHPDVLTDSQRSRTIDLVRKVGNGLESAGYRGFFEVDVLVDTDTDEVYLGELNPRISGASAITNVTAGAYADVPLFLFHLLEFLDVEFELDVDEINERWEEMSGADVWSHMIIKETDDILQYITHAPRTGKYFLDSRGKLQFSRAALDWHQLQSHKEAFFLRIYGVEDYRWKGADLGVLVTKAKLQYEGKKKTKLSIDAKHFISSIRSQYKGIDVPTAEHGN; encoded by the coding sequence ATGGCCAATATCCTTGAAGCCCACGCCCCGGCTTCTCGTCCCCGCATGCCCAAGCCAAGCGACCTGGACAAGCTGCGTCACAAAGCACGCACCGCTACAGATCATCTGAGCGCCAACGTGGCTGTTGATGCCGCCTACAACCAGGAAATGCCAGAGGCGATCTCCAACAAGGTCCTGCCCTTTGAACGCAAACTGAAGAACATGAGCGAAGTCCGCCATTTCTTCCGCACCAACAAAACCCCGATCTTCTTCCTCGGTGCCACCCCGGTCAACCTGCTCGGCCTTGACCGCTGGGTCCGCAAGTTCAGCTACATCACCTACTACGACGGCTGGGATGGCCACCACCCTCGCGTCTTCACTCCAGCCGAGAAACCCTACATCGAATTCCAGAGCGCCGAAGAGATCAACAACTGGCTGCTGGAAAACCCGGAAGTTCGCGAATACATCGACTCCCAGTGCACCCCAGGCGGGCCGCGGCCCAAAATAGCCATGGTGTTCTTCGACGAGGACACCGAAGCCATCTGCGAGGAACTGGGCTATGACCTGATCCTGCCCTCCGCCGCCCTGCGGGAGGAACTGGACTCGAAGATTGTCACCACCAAGCTCGGCGACGCCGCCGGTGCCCCGTCAGTCCCCAACATCCTGGGCAAGGCCTCGAGCTACGAAGAGCTCATGGCTCTGGCTGATGAAGCAGGGCTGGGTGACGATCTGGTCGTCCAGACGCCGTACGGCGATTCGGGAAAGACCACCTTCTTCATCGACTCACCGCAGCAGTGGAAGCACTATTCCAAGAACATCATCGGAGAAGAGCTCAAGGTGATGAAGCGGATCAATAACCAGCCGGTCGCGGTGGAAGCGGTGCTCACCGGTTGCGGCACCGTAGTCGGCCCGATCCTGACCGAACTCGCCGGCTACAAGGAGCTGACCCCATACAAGGGCGGCTGGTGCGGAAACGAGATGCACCCTGATGTGCTCACCGATTCGCAGCGTTCACGCACCATCGATCTGGTCCGCAAGGTCGGCAACGGCCTGGAATCCGCCGGCTACCGCGGGTTCTTCGAAGTCGATGTCCTGGTGGATACCGACACCGACGAGGTCTACCTCGGGGAGCTGAATCCGCGGATCTCCGGAGCCAGCGCCATCACCAACGTCACCGCAGGGGCCTATGCCGACGTGCCGCTCTTCCTCTTCCACCTTCTTGAATTCCTGGATGTCGAATTCGAGCTGGATGTTGACGAAATCAACGAACGGTGGGAGGAGATGAGCGGTGCCGATGTCTGGAGCCACATGATCATCAAGGAAACCGATGACATTCTCCAGTACATCACCCATGCTCCCCGCACCGGAAAATACTTCCTCGACTCGCGAGGCAAGCTCCAGTTCTCCCGCGCCGCCCTGGACTGGCACCAACTGCAATCCCACAAAGAAGCATTTTTCCTGCGCATCTACGGCGTAGAAGACTACCGTTGGAAAGGGGCCGACCTTGGGGTCCTGGTCACCAAGGCCAAACTGCAATACGAAGGCAAGAAGAAGACCAAGCTCAGCATCGACGCCAAGCACTTCATCTCCTCTATCCGCTCCCAGTACAAGGGCATTGACGTTCCAACGGCAGAGCATGGCAACTGA